A window of Rhizobium sp. BT04 contains these coding sequences:
- a CDS encoding GntR family transcriptional regulator produces MSGALKDAAIRVERPTKTLRELALDKVREAIVNGYFRPGDRLVERDLCAQLGVSRTVVREVLRHLESEGLVANLPNKGPIVAQLDIDEARQIYEIRGALEGMAARLCAERGSPEIVAALEESLTAIRNSYRDHDMAAVLANTSSFYQKLFTMVDRHVAWGVVNLLTVRINHLRSMTIKTERRGIEGPLQMSKIIDAIRRGDGEGAQRAAMDHVAAASAIAEAVLSAQKPAE; encoded by the coding sequence ATGAGCGGTGCTCTGAAGGACGCAGCAATCAGGGTCGAGCGTCCTACGAAGACATTGCGGGAATTGGCGCTCGACAAGGTGCGCGAGGCCATCGTCAACGGATACTTCCGTCCCGGAGACCGCCTTGTCGAGCGCGACCTCTGCGCCCAGCTCGGCGTCAGCCGGACGGTCGTGCGCGAGGTTCTGAGACATCTGGAATCGGAAGGGCTGGTCGCCAATCTGCCGAACAAGGGACCAATCGTCGCCCAGCTTGATATCGACGAAGCCAGACAGATCTATGAGATCCGCGGTGCGCTCGAAGGCATGGCGGCGCGGCTGTGCGCGGAGCGTGGCAGCCCCGAGATCGTCGCCGCGCTGGAAGAATCCCTGACCGCAATCCGCAACAGCTACCGGGACCATGATATGGCGGCTGTGCTTGCCAATACCTCTTCTTTCTATCAAAAGCTGTTCACCATGGTCGACAGGCATGTCGCCTGGGGCGTCGTCAACCTGCTTACCGTGCGCATCAACCACCTGCGCTCGATGACGATCAAGACGGAAAGGCGCGGCATCGAAGGGCCGCTGCAGATGTCTAAGATCATCGATGCCATCCGCCGCGGCGACGGCGAGGGTGCCCAGCGGGCGGCGATGGATCATGTCGCGGCTGCCAGCGCAATTGCCGAGGCGGTGCTGTCGGCGCAGAAGCCTGCCGAATAG